TCCCAAGGGTCGGTCAGGGGCGTTTAACGCTTGTGGTTCAAGTCGTTGCCTGTGTTTCAAGCTGTTCTAGTGCGGCCTCCAGGGCCAGTCGGTAACCGCTGGCGCCAAGGCCGCAGATCACTCCCACCGCTACATCGGAGAAGTAAGAGTGATGGCGGAAAGGTTCGCGCTTGTGCACGTTGGACAAATGCACTTCGATGAATGGGATGCTCACTCCCAGCAGCGCGTCACGTAATGCGACACTTGTGTGTGTAAATGCTGCTGGATTGATCAGAATGAAATCGACACCCTCACCGCGAGCGGCGTGGATGCGGTCGATCAATTCGTACTCGGCATTG
The Pseudomonas fluorescens genome window above contains:
- the aroQ gene encoding type II 3-dehydroquinate dehydratase, producing MATLLVLHGPNLNLLGTREPDTYGSTTLAQINQDLERRAREAGHHLLHLQSNAEYELIDRIHAARGEGVDFILINPAAFTHTSVALRDALLGVSIPFIEVHLSNVHKREPFRHHSYFSDVAVGVICGLGASGYRLALEAALEQLETQATT